From Cannabis sativa cultivar Pink pepper isolate KNU-18-1 chromosome 8, ASM2916894v1, whole genome shotgun sequence, a single genomic window includes:
- the LOC115699762 gene encoding plastid division protein CDP1, chloroplastic isoform X1, with the protein MALAQALPRLPSTCWLCRINKTGSKTKTSNTTNTTDCYYYYSSNFHKEDQKKASSSSSGIAISRVYVWRKGNCGSPSVNGRWRLSAVDTRIVQNAAAAPRTTVEIPVTCYQLIGVTDQAEKDEIVKSVMNLKNAEIEEGYSMDVVSCRKGLLMDVRDKLLFEPEYAGNTREKIPPKSSLRVLWTWLPGALCLLQEVGEVKLVLDIGRVALQHPDAKPYIHDILLSMALAECAIAKISFEKNKVSQGFEALARAQSLLRSKKFFDELTLLSQIEESLEELAPACTLELLGMPNSPENAERRQGAIKALRELLRQGLDLEASCQVQDWSCFFSQALNKLMAAEIVDLHAWDDLATTRKNKKSLESQNQRVVVDFHCFYVVLVAHIAVGFSSKQREMISKAKTICECLIASEGIDLKLEEAFCLFLLGQGTKDEIIEKLKQLVSNLNSSPHKSISGRDIKDASDGNQLLETWLKDTVLHVFPDTRDCPPNLFMQVNFFNGERRTLGSKKNVGGLRANSPVGHRPMQNTLLSERKKFEDSISCVNSSQHLGTAVKQLTPIDLQSSLILDKSNNESSGNASPVQLKRNLSMHNSKVWDSWFSQAYLLSRFTSVAILGCIFFATLKLTSMSVSKMRNTSKYVPNKSNSNGSSLSWKTDSSIDNNSVPAYIKGDGIPGRLNHFLASVTTLLKNNSDSRNSQTSLPAASLSSSMRTMSRRRMPIEEAEELVKQWQAIKAEALGPSHQVHSLSEILDKSMLVQWHTLADAAQAKSCYWKFVLLQLSVLRAEILSDGTEEIAEIEALLEEAAELVSESELKKNPSYYSNYKIRYVLQRQDDDSWKFCEGDIQKS; encoded by the exons ATGGCGTTGGCTCAAGCTCTGCCTCGCCTTCCCTCTACCTGTTGGCTATGCCGAATCAACAAGACCGGTTCCAAAACCAAGACCAGCAATACCACCAACACTACCGATTGTTATTACTACTACAGTTCCAATTTTCATAAGGAAGATCAGAAGAAggcttcttcttcctcctctggGATCGCCATTTCTAGGGTTTATGTGTGGAGGAAGGGTAATTGTGGCTCTCCTTCTGTTAATGGACGGTGGAGATTGAGCGCTGTTGATACCCGCATTGTTCAGAATGCTGCTGCTGCTCCTCGTACCACTGTTGAGATCCCTGTTACTTGCTACCAG CTTATTGGTGTGACTGATCAAGCTGAGAAAGATGAGATTGTTAAATCTGTCATGAATTTAAAAAATGCTGAAATTGAAGAGGGTTATAGCATGGATGTTGTTTCTTGTCGTAAG GGTCTTTTAATGGATGTGAGAGATAAGCTTCTCTTTGAACCAGAATATGCTGGTAATACAAGGGAAAAGATCCCACCTAAATCGTCACTTCGGGTTCTGTGGACTTGGTTGCCGGGTGCTCTTTGCCTACTTCAAGAG GTGGGGGAAGTAAAGCTCGTCCTAGATATTGGTCGTGTTGCTCTTCAGCATCCAGATGCTAAACCATATATTCATGATATACTTCTTTCCATGGCGCTAGCTGAG TGTGCAATTGCAAAGATCAGTTTTGAGAAGAACAAGGTATCCCAAGGATTTGAAGCTCTTGCTCGAGCTCAATCTCTTCTAAGGAGTAAAAAGTTTTTTGATGAACTAACGTTATTATCTCAG ATCGAAGAATCTTTGGAGGAGCTAGCCCCTGCTTGCACATTAGAGTTGTTGGGGATGCCTAACTCACCTGAGAATGCTGAGCGTAGACAAGGAGCTATTAAAGCATTACGTGAATTGCTCAGACAAGGCCTTGATCTAGAGGCATCATGCCAAGTCCAAGATTGGTCGTGCTTCTTTAGCCAAGCGCTTAATAAACTCATGGCTGCAGAGATAGTTGATCTTCATGCATGGGATGATCTGGCAACTACTCGGAAGAATAAGAAATCACTTGAGTCACAAAATCAAAGAGTTGTCGTTGACTTTCATTGTTTCTACGTGGTCTTAGTAGCTCATATTGCGGTTGGGTTTTCAAGCAAGCAAAGAGAGATG ATTAGCAAAGCTAAAACCATCTGTGAGTGTTTGATAGCATCAGAAGGTATTGATCTAAAATTGGAGGAAGCTTTTTGCTTATTCCTTCTTGGTcag GGTACTAAGGATGAGATAATTGAAAAACTTAAGCAGCTTGTTTCAAATTTGAATAGTAGTCCACACAAATCAATCTCGGGGAGGGATATCAAAGATGCTTCTGATGGAAATCAATTGTTG GAAACATGGTTGAAGGATACTGTGCTTCATGTGTTTCCAGATACACGAGATTGTCCTCCAAATTTG TTTATGCAGGTAAACTTTTTTAATGGTGAAAGGAGAACTCTCGGGAGCAAGAAAAATGTAGGTGGTCTCCGAGCTAATTCTCCTGTTGGTCACAGACCAATGCAAAACACACTTTTGTCGGAGCGTAAAAAATTTGAGGATTCCATTTCTTGTGTAAACTCTTCTCAACATCTAGGTACTGCTGTAAAGCAGTTGACTCCAATCGATTTGCAGAGCTCATTAATATTGGATAAAAGTAACAATGAAAGCAGTGGTAATGCATCACCTGTGCAATTGAAAAGGAATTTAAGCATGCATAATAGTAAAGTTTGGGATAGTTGGTTTTCTCAGGCATACTTGTTGAGTAGGTTTACTTCTGTTGCAATTCTGGGGTGCATCTTCTTTGCTACCTTAAAGTTAACAAGCATGAGTGTAAGCAAGATGAGAAATACTTCTAAATATGTCCCAAATAAATCAAATTCGAATGGCAGTTCCCTTAGTTGGAAAACAGATTCTTCTATAGATAACAATTCAGTGCCTGCATATATCAAGGGGGATGGAATTCCTGGGAGACTTAACCACTTTTTGGCTTCAGTTACAACACTTCTAAAAAACAACTCAGATTCTAGAAATTCCCAAACCTCATTGCCTGCTGCCAGTCTATCGTCTTCTATGCGAACAATGTCTCGGAGGCGCATGCCTATAGAAGAAGCCGAAGAACTTGTCAAGCAATGGCAAGCAATTAAGGCGGAAGCTCTGGGTCCTAGCCATCAAGTTCATAGTCTCTCTGAAATTCTTGACAAATCGATGCTCGTTCAG TGGCATACATTGGCTGATGCTGCACAAGCCAAGTCTTGTTATTGGAAGTTCGTCTTGCTACAATTGTCTGTCCTCCGAGCTGAAATTTTGTCAGATGGGACTGAAGAGATAGCAGAAATTGAAGCACTCCTGGAGGAAGCTGCTGAACTTGTTAGTGAATCTGAGCTAAAGAAGAACCCAAGTTATTATAG CAATTACAAAATTCGGTATGTTCTGCAAAGGCAAGATGATGATTCGTGGAAATTCTGCGAAGGTGATATACAAAAATCATAA
- the LOC115699762 gene encoding plastid division protein CDP1, chloroplastic isoform X2 encodes MALAQALPRLPSTCWLCRINKTGSKTKTSNTTNTTDCYYYYSSNFHKEDQKKASSSSSGIAISRVYVWRKGNCGSPSVNGRWRLSAVDTRIVQNAAAAPRTTVEIPVTCYQLIGVTDQAEKDEIVKSVMNLKNAEIEEGYSMDVVSCRKGLLMDVRDKLLFEPEYAGNTREKIPPKSSLRVLWTWLPGALCLLQEVGEVKLVLDIGRVALQHPDAKPYIHDILLSMALAECAIAKISFEKNKVSQGFEALARAQSLLRSKKFFDELTLLSQIEESLEELAPACTLELLGMPNSPENAERRQGAIKALRELLRQGLDLEASCQVQDWSCFFSQALNKLMAAEIVDLHAWDDLATTRKNKKSLESQNQRVVVDFHCFYVVLVAHIAVGFSSKQREMISKAKTICECLIASEGIDLKLEEAFCLFLLGQGTKDEIIEKLKQLVSNLNSSPHKSISGRDIKDASDGNQLLETWLKDTVLHVFPDTRDCPPNLVNFFNGERRTLGSKKNVGGLRANSPVGHRPMQNTLLSERKKFEDSISCVNSSQHLGTAVKQLTPIDLQSSLILDKSNNESSGNASPVQLKRNLSMHNSKVWDSWFSQAYLLSRFTSVAILGCIFFATLKLTSMSVSKMRNTSKYVPNKSNSNGSSLSWKTDSSIDNNSVPAYIKGDGIPGRLNHFLASVTTLLKNNSDSRNSQTSLPAASLSSSMRTMSRRRMPIEEAEELVKQWQAIKAEALGPSHQVHSLSEILDKSMLVQWHTLADAAQAKSCYWKFVLLQLSVLRAEILSDGTEEIAEIEALLEEAAELVSESELKKNPSYYSNYKIRYVLQRQDDDSWKFCEGDIQKS; translated from the exons ATGGCGTTGGCTCAAGCTCTGCCTCGCCTTCCCTCTACCTGTTGGCTATGCCGAATCAACAAGACCGGTTCCAAAACCAAGACCAGCAATACCACCAACACTACCGATTGTTATTACTACTACAGTTCCAATTTTCATAAGGAAGATCAGAAGAAggcttcttcttcctcctctggGATCGCCATTTCTAGGGTTTATGTGTGGAGGAAGGGTAATTGTGGCTCTCCTTCTGTTAATGGACGGTGGAGATTGAGCGCTGTTGATACCCGCATTGTTCAGAATGCTGCTGCTGCTCCTCGTACCACTGTTGAGATCCCTGTTACTTGCTACCAG CTTATTGGTGTGACTGATCAAGCTGAGAAAGATGAGATTGTTAAATCTGTCATGAATTTAAAAAATGCTGAAATTGAAGAGGGTTATAGCATGGATGTTGTTTCTTGTCGTAAG GGTCTTTTAATGGATGTGAGAGATAAGCTTCTCTTTGAACCAGAATATGCTGGTAATACAAGGGAAAAGATCCCACCTAAATCGTCACTTCGGGTTCTGTGGACTTGGTTGCCGGGTGCTCTTTGCCTACTTCAAGAG GTGGGGGAAGTAAAGCTCGTCCTAGATATTGGTCGTGTTGCTCTTCAGCATCCAGATGCTAAACCATATATTCATGATATACTTCTTTCCATGGCGCTAGCTGAG TGTGCAATTGCAAAGATCAGTTTTGAGAAGAACAAGGTATCCCAAGGATTTGAAGCTCTTGCTCGAGCTCAATCTCTTCTAAGGAGTAAAAAGTTTTTTGATGAACTAACGTTATTATCTCAG ATCGAAGAATCTTTGGAGGAGCTAGCCCCTGCTTGCACATTAGAGTTGTTGGGGATGCCTAACTCACCTGAGAATGCTGAGCGTAGACAAGGAGCTATTAAAGCATTACGTGAATTGCTCAGACAAGGCCTTGATCTAGAGGCATCATGCCAAGTCCAAGATTGGTCGTGCTTCTTTAGCCAAGCGCTTAATAAACTCATGGCTGCAGAGATAGTTGATCTTCATGCATGGGATGATCTGGCAACTACTCGGAAGAATAAGAAATCACTTGAGTCACAAAATCAAAGAGTTGTCGTTGACTTTCATTGTTTCTACGTGGTCTTAGTAGCTCATATTGCGGTTGGGTTTTCAAGCAAGCAAAGAGAGATG ATTAGCAAAGCTAAAACCATCTGTGAGTGTTTGATAGCATCAGAAGGTATTGATCTAAAATTGGAGGAAGCTTTTTGCTTATTCCTTCTTGGTcag GGTACTAAGGATGAGATAATTGAAAAACTTAAGCAGCTTGTTTCAAATTTGAATAGTAGTCCACACAAATCAATCTCGGGGAGGGATATCAAAGATGCTTCTGATGGAAATCAATTGTTG GAAACATGGTTGAAGGATACTGTGCTTCATGTGTTTCCAGATACACGAGATTGTCCTCCAAATTTG GTAAACTTTTTTAATGGTGAAAGGAGAACTCTCGGGAGCAAGAAAAATGTAGGTGGTCTCCGAGCTAATTCTCCTGTTGGTCACAGACCAATGCAAAACACACTTTTGTCGGAGCGTAAAAAATTTGAGGATTCCATTTCTTGTGTAAACTCTTCTCAACATCTAGGTACTGCTGTAAAGCAGTTGACTCCAATCGATTTGCAGAGCTCATTAATATTGGATAAAAGTAACAATGAAAGCAGTGGTAATGCATCACCTGTGCAATTGAAAAGGAATTTAAGCATGCATAATAGTAAAGTTTGGGATAGTTGGTTTTCTCAGGCATACTTGTTGAGTAGGTTTACTTCTGTTGCAATTCTGGGGTGCATCTTCTTTGCTACCTTAAAGTTAACAAGCATGAGTGTAAGCAAGATGAGAAATACTTCTAAATATGTCCCAAATAAATCAAATTCGAATGGCAGTTCCCTTAGTTGGAAAACAGATTCTTCTATAGATAACAATTCAGTGCCTGCATATATCAAGGGGGATGGAATTCCTGGGAGACTTAACCACTTTTTGGCTTCAGTTACAACACTTCTAAAAAACAACTCAGATTCTAGAAATTCCCAAACCTCATTGCCTGCTGCCAGTCTATCGTCTTCTATGCGAACAATGTCTCGGAGGCGCATGCCTATAGAAGAAGCCGAAGAACTTGTCAAGCAATGGCAAGCAATTAAGGCGGAAGCTCTGGGTCCTAGCCATCAAGTTCATAGTCTCTCTGAAATTCTTGACAAATCGATGCTCGTTCAG TGGCATACATTGGCTGATGCTGCACAAGCCAAGTCTTGTTATTGGAAGTTCGTCTTGCTACAATTGTCTGTCCTCCGAGCTGAAATTTTGTCAGATGGGACTGAAGAGATAGCAGAAATTGAAGCACTCCTGGAGGAAGCTGCTGAACTTGTTAGTGAATCTGAGCTAAAGAAGAACCCAAGTTATTATAG CAATTACAAAATTCGGTATGTTCTGCAAAGGCAAGATGATGATTCGTGGAAATTCTGCGAAGGTGATATACAAAAATCATAA
- the LOC115700729 gene encoding nibrin homolog: MVFGLIPVDPSPGENKYYITAKGSYKVGRKGCDIIITKDKGVSRVHAEIFVDEMTSANPPHTKTSNLSNKVRIKDCSKYGTFINKSLGSMEKVHEFPGKETVLTDGNLISFGTGNATYRFSFVPFIIWVYSLEPHQVTQSFQDKLSLIGADITYNFHQKCTHVLVDELTPLREELLDAIVAKKACVQISWVETVAEEKICTEIPSCSDHTPTLSVEDVSVKLADPGTRENCLDGYTFVLDSINSYKYRNQLKSLLELAGAKILSIEGFSSSSQGSKHEESSYVVCVIPGGSSYKIDCFNKLNAVSRVKEIDLIRAILTGILDRSILISPCVVVSSSCSTDETFVEDSEAEAEAEAEAVTSSVHVTAATHSEEVIEIVTPVLPPTTASAHSEEVINIVTPIPPTTIAPAAAVIDTVDNMDEQKDCALKINLSSFRGSSSTSSHVKNDRVSETEGENLDIIYSQNLIVRDMSASSTTRRTVNNEVVNFKRFRKRDTESGNSFNNLIPFSKYPYKESDNGNEEMTEFVKEEKRRKQMEAVADDLFNNERGRRRGVAGSIQGILTRR, translated from the exons ATGGTTTTCGGCCTCATTCCCGTTGATCCCTCCCCAG GTGAAAATAAATACTATATCACTGCAAAGGGTTCATACAAAGTGGGTCGCAAAG GGTGTGATATAATTATCACAAAGGACAAAGGTGTTTCTCGGGTCCATGCAGAAATATTTGTTGATGAGATGACTTCTGCTAATCCCCCACATACGAAGACTTCTAATTTGTCCAACAAAGTTCGAATTAAAGATTGCTCAAAGTATGGAACATTTATTAACAAGAGCCTTGGGTCAATGGAGAAAGTCCATGAGTTCCCAGGAAAAGAAACAGTTTTAACAGATGGGAACCTGATTTCATTTGGAACTGGGAATGCAACATACAG GTTTTCTTTTGTTCCATTCATTATTTGGGTCTACTCTTTGGAGCCCCACCAAGTGACTCAGTCCTTTCAAGATAAACTTTCATTAATAG GTGCTGATATTACTTACAATTTCCACCAAAAGTGCACCCATGTACTTGTTGATGAGCTGACTCCCTTAAGAGAAGAGTTACTAGATGCTATTGTGGCGAAGAAAGCTTGTGTTCAGATTAGCTGGGTTGAA ACAGTTGCTGAAGAGAAGATTTGCACTGAAATCCCTAGCTGCAGCGA CCACACCCCAACTCTCTCAGTAGAGGATGTCTCAGTCAAACTTGCAGACCCGGGAACTCGCGAAAATTGTTTGGATGGATATACTTTTGTGTTGGACTCGATAAACAGT TATAAATACCGAAATCAGTTGAAGTCCCTATTAGAGCTAGCTGGAGCAAAGATTCTTTCCATTGAAGGGTTTAGTTCAAGCAGTCAA GGATCAAAACATGAAGAAAGCAGTTATGTTGTTTGTGTCATCCCCGGAGGGTCATCCTACAAAATCGATTGCTTTAATAAACTCAATGCAGTATCTAGAGTGAAGGAAATAGACTTGATACGGGCCATTTTAACTGGGATACTGGATCGATCCATTTTGATATCACCTTGCG TAGTTGTATCATCCTCATGCTCCACAGATGAGACATTTGTAGAAGATTCTGAAGCTGAAGCAGAAGCAGAAGCAGAAGCTGTAACGTCTTCGGTCCATGTAACTGCTGCCACACATTCCGAAGAAGTCATTGAAATTGTAACGCCAGTTCTTCCTCCAACGACTGCTTCTGCACATTCTGAAGAAGTCATTAACATCGTTACACCAATTCCTCCAACGACTATTGCACCTGCAGCAGCAGTCATTGACACTGTAGATAACATGGATGAACAGAAGGATTGtgctttaaaaattaatttatcaagCTTTAGGGGCAGTAGTAGTACCAGTAGTCATGTCAAAAATGACAGGGTTAGCGAGACGGAAGGTGAAAACTTGGATATCATTTACAGCCAGAATTTAATTGTTCGGGATATGAGCGCTTCTTCTACAACCAGACGTACTGTAAACAATGAAGTTGTTAACTTCAAACGTTTCAGAAAG AGAGATACTGAATCTGGGAATAGCTTTAACAACCTGATTCCGTTCTCGAAGTATCCTTACAA AGAATCTGACAACGGAAATGAGGAAATGACTGAGTTTgtaaaagaagagaaaagaagaaagCAAATGGAAGCAGTTGCCGATGACTTATTTAACAACGAAAGG GGAAGGCGTCGTGGAGTTGCAGGCTCAATTCAGGGAATTTTGACTCGTCGCTAG
- the LOC115701476 gene encoding pentatricopeptide repeat-containing protein At1g66345, mitochondrial has translation MSLLRLLAPSLISKSLKSCGKLHCYGSQSERIQLIHTEATSVNVVTSICNSFRSGLDWDTLTKKFHHVELDELLVEKVLLELKGPIDAKQALGFFHWSSHRNKSEHGVQSYCIAIHILVQARLNVDARALIESVLKKNSGDSSRFLVVDSLLSSYKNTASNPFVFDLLIQAYSRLRMFEAGFEVCCYLEEHGFSLSLATFNTLVHVVQKSGQSTLVWKIYEHMITKRIYPNGTTIRTLISSLCKEGKLQKVIGMLDRIHGNRCSPSVIINTSLILRILDEGRVEDGVEILKRLLQKNMVFDTIAYSLIVYAKVKLGNLGSAWVVYEEMLKRGFRPNPFVLTLFIGGYCEEGRIEEANCLMQDMEDIGLKPYDETFNYLIKGFAKAGRLEESLRSCERMVEQSFIPSCSAFNEMIEKLCENGDMEKANAALTQLLENKGFKPNEITYATLINGYEKKGDVEEVVKLFYEMENMLLSPGSSVFAALIKSFCQSGKMEEAEKHFQIMKDRSLARDECLYETMIVNYIEKGDKKRALRLHNEMVHEGLRPHCQILDTFPSTANCKASCSLGKFQSSSKVL, from the coding sequence ATGAGCTTACTCCGCCTACTAGCTCCATCTTTAATCTCGAAATCCTTGAAATCGTGTGGGAAACTACATTGCTATGGTTCACAGTCAGAAAGAATCCAACTGATTCATACAGAGGCAACATCAGTTAATGTTGTCACTTCCATTTGTAATTCGTTCAGAAGTGGTTTAGATTGGGACACACTCACTAAAAAATTTCATCATGTTGAGCTTGATGAACTACTTGTTGAGAAAGTACTATTGGAATTGAAGGGACCCATTGATGCAAAGCAGGCTTTGGGTTTCTTTCATTGGTCATCTCACAGAAACAAATCTGAGCATGGAGTCCAGTCTTACTGCATAGCCATTCATATTCTGGTCCAAGCTCGGTTGAATGTGGATGCTAGAGCTTTGATTGAATCAgttttgaagaaaaattctgGAGACTCTTCTAGATTCCTAGTGGTGGATTCACTACTTAgtagttataaaaatactgcttCGAATCCATTTGTTTTTGATCTGCTTATACAAGCTTATTCTAGATTGAGAATGTTTGAGGCTGGTTTTGAAGTTTGCTGCTATTTGGAAGAACATGGGTTCTCATTAAGTCTTGCAACTTTCAATACTTTGGTGCACGTTGTTCAAAAGTCTGGCCAGAGTACTCTAGTTTGGAAGATTTATGAGCATATGATTACAAAAAGGATATACCCTAATGGAACAACGATTCGAACATTAATTAGCTCGTTGTGCAAGGAAGGGAAGCTGCAAAAAGTAATTGGAATGTTGGATAGGATCCATGGAAATAGATGCTCTCCGTCTGTGATCATCAACACTAGTTTGATTTTGAGGATTTTAGACGAAGGTAGAGTTGAAGATGGTGTGGAGATACTGAAAAGATTGTTGCAAAAGAATATGGTTTTTGACACCATTGCTTACTCTTTGATTGTTTATGCTAAAGTGAAGCTAGGAAATTTAGGCTCTGCCTGGGTTGTTTATGAAGAAATGCTGAAGAGAGGTTTTCGGCCAAACCCTTTTGTTCTTACGCTGTTTATAGGAGGCTACTGTGAAGAGGGAAGAATTGAAGAAGCAAATTGCTTGATGCAAGATATGGAAGACATTGGTTTGAAGCCTTATGATGAGACTTTCAATTACCTAATTAAGGGCTTTGCCAAGGCAGGAAGATTAGAAGAAAGCTTAAGAAGTTGCGAAAGAATGGTGGAACAGAGCTTTATTCCGAGTTGTTCTGCTTTCAATGAAATGATTGAGAAGCTTTGTGAAAATGGAGATATGGAAAAAGCTAATGCAGCATTAACTCAATTATTAGAGAATAAAGGTTTCAAACCAAATGAAATCACTTATGCTACTCTGATTAATGGCTATGAGAAAAAAGGTGATGTTGAAGAAGTTGTCAAGCTTTTTTATGAAATGGAGAACATGCTACTATCTCCGGGTTCGTCTGTTTTTGCAGCATTGATAAAGAGCTTCTGCCAATCAGGTAAAATGGAGGAAGCAGAGAAGCATTTTCAGATTATGAAAGACCGTTCGCTAGCTAGAGACGAGTGCTTGTACGAGACAATGATCGTTAACTACATTGAGAAGGGAGACAAGAAAAGGGCCCTTAGACTTCACAATGAAATGGTTCATGAAGGGCTAAGGCCTCATTGCCAAATACTTGATACATTTCCAAGTACTGCTAACTGTAAAGCTTCTTGTTCACTTGGTAAGTTTCAGTCATCTTCCAAAGTactttga
- the LOC115701475 gene encoding putative pentatricopeptide repeat-containing protein At3g01580, translating to MKRRELLVNLFESCNSLKSVAQLHCQTFKAGLTHQDSFFATKLNVLYAKYASIGHARKLFDETLHRTVYLWNAALRSYCRDKQWEETLSLFYNMVSTGRADDEKPDNFTVPIALKACAGLRAVGYGKTLHGFIKKHGKFCEDMYVGSALVEFYSKCGLMDDALQVFKEFSMPDVVLWTSMVTGYEQNGYPEEALIFFSQMVMLEGLNPDRVTLVSVVSACAQLSNFKLGSSVHGFVIRRGVNTDLSLVNSLLNLYAKTGSVKSATSLFNRMPEQDVISWSSIIACYALNGAAVKALDFFSEMVNRKIEPNSVTVVNALQACSIACNLEEGIKIHELAVRKGFELDVLVSTSLIDMYMKCLTPDKAVNIFERMPTKDVVSCAALLGGYAHNGMPHKSMGIFCYMLLHEIKPDAVAMVKILAACAQSGILQQALCLHCYVQKRGFDKNIFVGASLIDLYSKCGSLDNSFQIFEGVVNKDVFIWSAMIAAYAIHGCGEEAINIFDQMVKNSGVRPNSVTFLSVLSACSHSGLVGKGLEIFNTMLQYQLKPNSEHYGMIVDLLGRIGELEKAMDIINKMPFQAGPHVWGALLGACRIHHNVKLGEVAARNLFMLDPNHAGYYILLSNIYAVDEKWESVAELRTLIKEKKLKKTFGESTVEAGKNIYSFVAGDRFHPDSDQIYELLSMLELKMRQEAYLPDIELLHHDGELS from the exons ATGAAAAGGAGGGAACTGCTTGTTAATCTGTTTGAATCATGTAATAGTTTGAAATCAGTGGCACAGCTTCATTGTCAAACCTTCAAAGCCGGCCTTACTCATCAAGATAGCTTTTTTGCCACAAAACTCAATGTCTTGTATGCAAAATATGCATCAATTGGGCATGCCCGCAAACTGTTCGATGAAACGCTTCATAGGACTGTTTATTTGTGGAATGCTGCACTTAGGAGCTATTGTAGAGATAAACAGTGGGAAGAGACCTTGAGTCTCTTTTACAACATGGTATCTACTGGAAGAGCTGATGATGAAAAGCCTGATAATTTTACAGTACCCATTGCTCTTAAGGCGTGTGCAGGGTTAAGGGCGGTGGGATATGGCAAAACATTACATGGGTTCATAAAGAAACATGGAAAGTTTTGTGAAGACATGTATGTGGGTTCTGCTTTAGTAGAATTCTACTCAAAATGTGGGCTTATGGATGATGCTTTACAAGTGTTTAAGGAATTTTCTATGCCTGATGTTGTTTTGTGGACTTCAATGGTTACTGGGTATGAGCAAAATGGATATCCTGAAGAAGCACTAATTTTTTTCTCCCAAATGGTTATGTTGGAAGGTTTAAATCCTGACAGAGTGACACTTGTCAGTGTTGTTTCTGCTTGTGCTCAGTTATCCAATTTTAAGCTTGGTAGTAGTGTACATGGCTTTGTCATTAGGAGGGGCGTTAATACTGATTTATCTTTGGTCAATTCACTTTTGAATCTATATGCAAAGACAGGTTCTGTAAAATCTGCCACTAGCTTGTTTAATAGAATGCCAGAACAAGATGTGATATCGTGGAGCTCAATTATTGCCTGTTATGCTCTTAACGGGGCTGCTGTGAAAGCATTAGATTTTTTCTCTGAAATGGTTAATCGGAAAATTGAACCCAATTCAGTAACAGTTGTTAATGCATTACAGGCATGTTCGATTGCCTGTAACTTAGAAGAAGGTATTAAGATTCATGAACTTGCTGTTAGGAAAGGTTTTGAGCTGGATGTCTTGGTATCTACATCTCTAATTGATATGTACATGAAGTGCCTCACCCCTGACAAAGCAGTAAATATCTTTGAAAGAATGCCCACGAAAGATGTGGTTTCTTGTGCTGCATTGTTAGGTGGTTATGCTCATAATGGAATGCCTCATAAATCAATGGGGATATTTTGCTACATGTTATTACATGAGATTAAACCTGATGCTGTTGCTATGGTGAAGATTCTGGCAGCTTGTGCACAGTCCGGGATTCTTCAGCAAGCTCTCTGCCTTCATTGCTATGTGCAGAAAAGGGGatttgacaagaacattttTGTTGGAGCTTCACTGATAGATTTGTACTCAAAGTGTGGTAGCCTAGATAATTCTTTCCAAATATTTGAAGGAGTTGTGAATAAAGATGTTTTTATTTGGAGTGCCATGATTGCAGCTTATGCAATCCATGGGTGTGGAGAAGaagctataaatatatttgatcaAATGGTTAAGAATTCAGGTGTTAGACCTAACAGCGTCACATTTCTCTCTGTTTTATCAGCTTGTAGCCATTCAGGTCTAGTTGGAAAGGGGTTAGAAATATTTAATACAATGCTGCAATACCAACTGAAACCAAATTCTGAGCATTATGGAATGATAGTTGATCTTCTGGGTCGCATTGGAGAGTTGGAAAAGGCCATGGACATTATCAACAAAATGCCATTTCAAGCAGGGCCACATGTTTGGGGAGCTTTGCTTGGTGCTTGTCGTATTCATCACAATGTCAAATTGGGAGAGGTTGCAGCCAGGAATCTTTTTATGTTAGATCCTAACCACGCAGGGTATTATATATTGCTGTCAAATATCTATGCCGTGGACGAGAAATGGGAAAGTGTGGCAGAACTTAGAACTCTAATTAAGGAGAAGAAGCTGAAGAAGACATTTGGTGAGAGTACAGTTGAAGCAGGAAAGAACATCTATAGCTTTGTTGCTGGTGATAGATTTCACCCCGACTCTGATCAGATTTACGAATTATTGAGTATGTTGGAGTTGAAGATGAGGCAAGAAGCTTATCTTCCTGATATTGAACTTCTGCATCATGATGGCGAG cTCTCATGA